One genomic window of Chanos chanos chromosome 13, fChaCha1.1, whole genome shotgun sequence includes the following:
- the mmd gene encoding monocyte to macrophage differentiation factor isoform X2 has product MKRVNSFQRFMNSRAAANCRYQPTCYEHAANCYTHALLIVPAFVGMALLHRLSDDRWEKITAWVYGMGLCALFLVSTVFHIITWKKSHMRTVEHCFHICDRVVIYFFIAASYTPWLILRELGPLASHMRWFVWLMAAAGTIYVFNYHEKYKLVELAFYLTMGFSPALVVTSMNNTDGLFELACGGAIYCFGVVFFKSDGVIPFAHAIWHVFVALAAAVHYYAIWKYLYRSPPADGIRDA; this is encoded by the exons ATGAAGAGAGTGAATAGTTTCCAAAG GTTCATGAACAGCCGTGCAGCTGCAAACTGTCGCTATCAGCCCACATGCTATGAACATGCAGCCAATTGCTACACGCATGCG cTCCTCATCGTGCCGGCGTTTGTGGGCATGGCGCTCCTCCATCGGCTCTCGGATGACCGTTGGGAGAAGATCACAGCCTGGGTGTATGGGATGGGCCTGTGTGCACTTTTCCTTGTCTCCACTGTCTTCCACATCATTACCTGGAAAAAGAGTCACATGAG GACTGTGGAGCACTGTTTCCACATATGTGACAGAGTGGTCATCTATTTCTTCATAGCTGCCTCCTACACACCTTG GTTAATTCTGAGAGAGCTTGGTCCACTGGCTTCTCACATGAGGTGGTTTGTCTGGTTGATGGCTGCGGCTGGAACGATATACGTTTTCAACTATCATGAAAA GTATAAACTTGTTGAGCTGGCCTTTTATCTGACGATGGGGTTTTCCCCTGCCCTGGTCGTGACATCAATG AATAACACAGACGGACTCTTCGAGCTTGCCTGTGGTGGCGCCATCTACTGCTTTGGGGTTGTCTTTTTCAAGTCAGATGGAGTGATACCATTCGCTCACGCCATCTGGCATGTTTTTGTGGCCCTGGCCGCTGCTGTGCATTACTACGCCATCTGGAAATACCTGTACCGAAGCCCCCCGGCCGACGGCATCAGGGATGCCTGA
- the mmd gene encoding monocyte to macrophage differentiation factor isoform X1, with the protein MLGLDFQKTKLKRFMNSRAAANCRYQPTCYEHAANCYTHALLIVPAFVGMALLHRLSDDRWEKITAWVYGMGLCALFLVSTVFHIITWKKSHMRTVEHCFHICDRVVIYFFIAASYTPWLILRELGPLASHMRWFVWLMAAAGTIYVFNYHEKYKLVELAFYLTMGFSPALVVTSMNNTDGLFELACGGAIYCFGVVFFKSDGVIPFAHAIWHVFVALAAAVHYYAIWKYLYRSPPADGIRDA; encoded by the exons GTTCATGAACAGCCGTGCAGCTGCAAACTGTCGCTATCAGCCCACATGCTATGAACATGCAGCCAATTGCTACACGCATGCG cTCCTCATCGTGCCGGCGTTTGTGGGCATGGCGCTCCTCCATCGGCTCTCGGATGACCGTTGGGAGAAGATCACAGCCTGGGTGTATGGGATGGGCCTGTGTGCACTTTTCCTTGTCTCCACTGTCTTCCACATCATTACCTGGAAAAAGAGTCACATGAG GACTGTGGAGCACTGTTTCCACATATGTGACAGAGTGGTCATCTATTTCTTCATAGCTGCCTCCTACACACCTTG GTTAATTCTGAGAGAGCTTGGTCCACTGGCTTCTCACATGAGGTGGTTTGTCTGGTTGATGGCTGCGGCTGGAACGATATACGTTTTCAACTATCATGAAAA GTATAAACTTGTTGAGCTGGCCTTTTATCTGACGATGGGGTTTTCCCCTGCCCTGGTCGTGACATCAATG AATAACACAGACGGACTCTTCGAGCTTGCCTGTGGTGGCGCCATCTACTGCTTTGGGGTTGTCTTTTTCAAGTCAGATGGAGTGATACCATTCGCTCACGCCATCTGGCATGTTTTTGTGGCCCTGGCCGCTGCTGTGCATTACTACGCCATCTGGAAATACCTGTACCGAAGCCCCCCGGCCGACGGCATCAGGGATGCCTGA